From one Streptomyces sp. CA-210063 genomic stretch:
- a CDS encoding NAD(P)-dependent alcohol dehydrogenase → MTTSVAAYAAPAAKAPLERTTIERREVGEFDVLIDIKYAGICHSDIHQAREGWGEAIFPMVPGHEIAGVVEAVGSGVTKFAVGDKVGVGCMVDSCRECENCQAGLEQYCLKGNVGTYNAVGKDGEPTYGGYSEKIVVDEAFTVRIPDGISLDEAAPLLCAGITLYSPLKHWNAGPGKKVAVVGLGGLGHMGVKIAHALGAEVTVLSQSLRKRDDGLKLGADHYYATSDEATFKELAGTFDLIVSTVSAPLSLDAYLSLLKTDGAFVNVGAPEEPVALNLFSVIMGRKTLAGSGIGGIQETQEMLDFCAEHGLGAEIELIRADQINEAYERVLASDVRYRFVIDTATI, encoded by the coding sequence ATGACCACCTCTGTTGCCGCCTACGCGGCACCCGCCGCCAAGGCTCCGCTGGAGCGCACCACCATCGAGCGCCGCGAAGTCGGTGAGTTCGACGTTCTGATCGACATCAAGTACGCCGGTATCTGTCACTCGGACATCCACCAGGCCCGCGAGGGCTGGGGCGAGGCGATCTTCCCGATGGTCCCGGGCCACGAGATCGCCGGTGTCGTCGAGGCCGTCGGCTCCGGCGTCACCAAGTTCGCCGTCGGCGACAAGGTCGGTGTCGGCTGCATGGTCGACTCCTGCCGCGAGTGCGAGAACTGCCAGGCGGGCCTGGAGCAGTACTGCCTCAAGGGCAACGTCGGCACGTACAACGCCGTCGGCAAGGACGGCGAGCCGACCTACGGCGGCTACTCGGAGAAGATCGTCGTCGACGAGGCCTTCACCGTGCGCATCCCCGACGGCATCTCCCTCGACGAGGCCGCGCCCCTGCTGTGCGCCGGCATCACCCTGTACTCCCCGCTCAAGCACTGGAACGCCGGCCCCGGCAAGAAGGTCGCCGTCGTCGGTCTCGGCGGCCTCGGCCACATGGGCGTCAAGATCGCGCACGCGCTCGGTGCCGAGGTGACCGTGCTGTCGCAGTCCCTCCGCAAGAGGGACGACGGGCTGAAGCTGGGCGCCGACCACTACTACGCGACCAGCGACGAGGCCACCTTCAAGGAGCTCGCCGGCACGTTCGACCTCATCGTGTCGACGGTCTCGGCTCCGCTGAGCCTCGACGCGTACCTGTCCCTGCTGAAGACCGACGGCGCCTTCGTGAACGTCGGCGCGCCCGAGGAGCCCGTCGCCCTCAACCTCTTCTCGGTCATCATGGGCCGCAAGACCCTCGCGGGTTCCGGTATCGGCGGCATCCAGGAGACCCAGGAAATGCTCGACTTCTGCGCCGAGCACGGCCTCGGCGCCGAGATCGAGCTGATCCGCGCGGACCAGATCAACGAGGCGTACGAGCGGGTGCTGGCGAGCGACGTCCGCTACCGGTTCGTGATCGACACGGCCACGATCTGA
- a CDS encoding ABC transporter permease: MFFTYLRRELRRRRKAALVVASGLALGIALVIVVSSVSSGMEKAQGKVLESLYGLGTDMTVTKAAAAPGENGGDRPRFEFDAQDNDSDEEQSSDLVRVQGFQTLASSTVAKVGEQDGVSQAVGGLSLQVIKVNGQFRQGQFQQEEGADGRQQGAPGGQNGGTGQPEGRVEGGGAEFDVDNYSVYGTDVTQPALGPLTSSKITSGRTFKTSETDAEVVVADASYAKEKELKVGDSVTVNSVKYKVIGIATPDSGDAAANLYMPLKQAQTLSDSKDKVTTIYVKASDSQRIDSVKAAIQKNIDGTTVTTSADLAETVSGSLSTASDLASNVGKWLSIAVLVAAFLVAGLLTSSAVSRRVREFGTLKALGWKSGRVTRQVVGEAVVNGLVGGALGIALGLGGAYLVTAISPSLQAEIGAAGGGFGGGPGGGGPGGFPGGGGAGGGQQVASDALEVALTAPVSVSTIAVAVGLAVAGGLIAGAFGGWRASRLRPADALRRVE, encoded by the coding sequence ATGTTCTTCACCTACCTGAGGCGCGAACTGCGCCGCCGCAGAAAGGCGGCGCTCGTCGTCGCCTCCGGTCTCGCCCTGGGCATCGCGCTGGTGATCGTGGTCAGTTCCGTGTCGTCGGGCATGGAGAAGGCACAGGGAAAGGTGCTCGAATCCCTGTACGGCCTGGGCACGGACATGACCGTCACCAAGGCCGCCGCCGCGCCCGGCGAGAACGGCGGCGACCGCCCGCGGTTCGAGTTCGACGCCCAGGACAACGACTCCGACGAGGAGCAGAGCAGCGACCTCGTCCGGGTCCAGGGCTTCCAGACTCTCGCGAGCTCGACCGTCGCCAAGGTCGGTGAGCAGGACGGCGTTTCACAGGCCGTCGGCGGTCTCAGCCTCCAAGTCATCAAAGTGAACGGGCAGTTCCGGCAGGGGCAGTTCCAGCAGGAGGAAGGGGCCGACGGCCGGCAGCAGGGCGCGCCCGGCGGTCAGAACGGCGGGACCGGGCAGCCCGAGGGCCGTGTCGAGGGCGGCGGCGCCGAGTTCGACGTCGACAACTACTCCGTCTACGGCACGGATGTCACCCAGCCCGCCCTCGGCCCGCTGACCTCCTCGAAGATCACCAGCGGTCGTACCTTCAAGACGTCCGAGACGGACGCCGAGGTGGTCGTCGCGGACGCGTCGTACGCCAAGGAGAAGGAGCTGAAGGTCGGTGACAGCGTCACCGTCAACAGCGTCAAGTACAAGGTCATCGGGATCGCGACGCCCGACAGCGGGGATGCGGCGGCCAACCTCTACATGCCGCTGAAGCAGGCGCAGACGCTCAGCGACTCCAAGGACAAGGTCACCACGATCTACGTCAAGGCGAGCGACTCGCAGCGGATCGACAGCGTCAAGGCGGCCATCCAGAAGAACATCGACGGGACGACCGTCACGACCTCCGCCGACCTCGCCGAGACGGTCTCCGGGTCTCTCTCCACGGCCTCCGACCTCGCCTCCAACGTCGGCAAGTGGCTGTCGATCGCGGTGCTCGTCGCCGCGTTCCTGGTGGCCGGGCTGCTCACCTCTTCGGCCGTGTCCCGCCGGGTACGGGAGTTCGGCACGCTCAAGGCGCTCGGCTGGAAGTCCGGGCGGGTGACCCGGCAGGTCGTCGGTGAGGCCGTCGTCAACGGGCTTGTGGGGGGTGCGCTCGGTATCGCGCTGGGGCTCGGTGGGGCGTACCTCGTGACGGCGATCAGTCCTTCGCTGCAGGCGGAGATCGGTGCGGCCGGGGGTGGGTTCGGTGGTGGGCCGGGTGGTGGTGGTCCCGGTGGCTTCCCCGGTGGGGGCGGGGCCGGTGGCGGGCAGCAGGTGGCCTCGGATGCGCTGGAAGTGGCTCTCACGGCGCCTGTCAGTGTCAGCACGATCGCCGTCGCGGTGGGGCTTGCTGTCGCGGGTGGGCTGATCGCGGGGGCGTTCGGTGGGTGGCGGGCGTCCCGGCTGCGGCCGGCTGATGCGTTGCGGCGCGTGGAGTAG
- a CDS encoding helix-turn-helix domain-containing protein: MDEQPEAVQEPRADGATGAAGGVGALDRRAELSEFLRSRRARLKPEDVGLPAFGRHRRVPGLRREELAQLAGVSVAYYTRLEQGNGRNVSAEVLDAIARALQLNDAEHAHLTHLAKPKAHKKKRSARPQQVRGALRQLVDTLDGIPAYVTGRRSDILVWNRMAAAVFGDWSALPAQERNWARMVFLRPDYRDLYVDWDQKAADMVSYLRMDAGCHPDDPLLSALVGELSVKSEEFRRLWATHDVKEKSHGVKRMRHPLVGDLTLSFETFHLPDDHEQTLITYHAEPGSPSADALRLLASWGTDATRAPATTP, translated from the coding sequence ATGGACGAACAGCCCGAAGCAGTACAGGAACCGCGAGCCGACGGGGCCACGGGAGCCGCCGGTGGCGTCGGCGCCCTGGACCGGCGTGCCGAGCTCAGCGAGTTCCTGCGCTCCCGGCGGGCCCGGCTGAAGCCGGAGGACGTGGGGCTGCCGGCCTTCGGGCGGCACCGGCGGGTGCCCGGGCTGCGCCGGGAGGAGCTGGCCCAGCTCGCGGGTGTGTCGGTGGCGTACTACACGCGGCTGGAGCAGGGCAACGGGCGCAATGTGTCGGCGGAGGTGCTCGACGCCATCGCGCGCGCCCTTCAGCTGAACGACGCCGAGCACGCGCACCTCACGCACCTCGCCAAGCCGAAGGCGCACAAGAAGAAGCGGTCGGCCCGTCCGCAGCAGGTACGCGGTGCGCTGCGGCAGCTGGTCGACACGCTGGACGGCATTCCCGCGTACGTCACGGGCCGGCGTTCGGACATCCTCGTCTGGAACCGGATGGCGGCGGCGGTCTTCGGCGACTGGTCGGCGCTGCCCGCGCAGGAGCGGAACTGGGCGCGGATGGTGTTCCTGCGGCCCGACTACCGTGATCTGTACGTCGACTGGGATCAGAAGGCGGCCGACATGGTCAGCTATCTGCGGATGGACGCGGGCTGCCATCCGGACGATCCGCTGCTGTCGGCGCTGGTGGGCGAGTTGTCGGTGAAGAGCGAGGAGTTCCGGCGGCTGTGGGCGACGCACGACGTGAAGGAGAAGAGCCACGGGGTGAAGCGCATGCGCCACCCCCTGGTCGGTGATCTCACTCTCTCCTTCGAGACGTTCCACCTCCCCGACGACCACGAGCAGACCCTGATCACCTACCACGCCGAACCGGGCTCCCCCTCGGCCGACGCCCTCCGCCTGCTGGCCAGCTGGGGCACGGACGCGACCCGGGCCCCGGCGACGACGCCGTAG
- a CDS encoding ABC transporter substrate-binding protein codes for MIGVAVRTWGSKAVLAVVVVGGLVAGCSSGGGTAESGGSSDGSRSPVLGASAGPSAAPSELAEGMGSDEDTDGAFPRSVTHFQGTTEIKSEPQRIAVLSTGQLDDLLSLGLVPTAATRGDNAGLVPDYLADAFPKEKSKLADLTDAGTRQAPNLESLATAEPDLILANDSLGDLYPKLSKIAPTVITAGNGVNWKRDLLLVGDAVGKGQQARQLLDDIVGEAEEKGAGLGEGTEVSMVRFTPDRTRMFGVSSFTGSLAVDMGLGRPKSQRFNAISEDIGAESVDTADGDWIFYSVQGDPAETDAASVLAGPLWKSMKAVEAGHAVEVDDDPWYLNAGPTAARLVIEQLAENIGR; via the coding sequence ATGATCGGAGTAGCGGTGCGTACGTGGGGTTCGAAGGCCGTGCTGGCCGTGGTCGTGGTCGGTGGGCTCGTCGCCGGGTGTTCCTCCGGCGGCGGTACGGCGGAGAGCGGCGGCTCCTCCGACGGGTCGCGCAGCCCGGTCCTGGGCGCCTCGGCGGGGCCGTCCGCCGCGCCGAGCGAGCTTGCGGAGGGGATGGGCTCGGACGAGGACACGGACGGGGCGTTCCCGCGGAGCGTCACGCACTTCCAGGGCACGACCGAGATCAAGAGCGAGCCGCAGCGGATCGCGGTGCTCAGCACCGGGCAGCTGGACGACCTGCTGTCGCTGGGCCTCGTCCCCACGGCCGCCACGCGCGGCGACAACGCGGGGCTCGTGCCGGACTACCTCGCGGACGCCTTCCCCAAGGAGAAGTCGAAGCTCGCGGACCTGACGGACGCCGGTACGCGGCAGGCGCCCAACCTGGAGTCGCTGGCCACGGCAGAGCCCGACCTGATCCTCGCCAACGACTCGCTCGGTGACCTCTACCCCAAGCTGTCGAAGATCGCACCCACCGTCATCACCGCCGGCAACGGTGTCAACTGGAAGCGCGACCTGCTGCTCGTCGGCGACGCCGTCGGCAAGGGGCAGCAGGCGCGGCAGCTCCTCGACGACATCGTCGGCGAGGCGGAGGAGAAGGGCGCGGGCCTCGGCGAGGGCACCGAGGTCTCGATGGTGCGGTTCACCCCGGACCGTACGCGGATGTTCGGCGTCTCCTCCTTCACCGGCTCCCTCGCCGTCGACATGGGGCTCGGCCGGCCGAAGTCGCAGCGGTTCAACGCCATCTCGGAGGACATCGGCGCGGAGAGCGTCGACACCGCCGACGGCGACTGGATCTTCTACTCCGTGCAGGGCGACCCCGCCGAGACCGACGCCGCGAGCGTGCTCGCCGGGCCCCTGTGGAAGTCGATGAAGGCCGTCGAGGCAGGACACGCCGTCGAGGTCGACGACGACCCCTGGTACCTCAACGCCGGCCCGACCGCCGCCCGCCTCGTCATCGAGCAGCTCGCCGAGAACATCGGCAGGTGA
- a CDS encoding S8 family peptidase has product MVSALALTAGPTSPASAISDRATGMTGATGATGMTVADFNAVADLKAGGAAGTRASHRITLVTGDRVLVDAEGRVLGLERAKGREGVPVQLREADGHTYVIPADAARLLSTGRVDKRLFDVTVLNRSVTRTSQKQGLKLIVGYSGTAADAKADVRDAGDTKVRRTLRTLNADAVLTPRDDAAELWKAVTDADGTTATGVAHLWLDGVRKVSLDRSVRRIGAPKAWKAGYDGKGVTIAVLDTGIDATHPDLKGQVTADKNFSTSPDTTDKFGHGTHVASIAAGTGARSKGKYKGVAPGAELLNAKVLSDEGYGDDSGIIAGMEWAAEQGADVVNLSLGGPDTPETDPMEAEIDKLSAEKGILFAVAAGNEGEGGERTVGSPGSAAAALTVGAVDDKDKLASFSSRGPGLDGRIKPDVTAPGVAITAAAAPGSVIEQEVGQKPEGYLTISGTSMATPHVAGAAALLKQQHPDWTYAELKAALVASAKGGTYTPFEQGAGRIRVDKAVEQTVVADPVSVDFGVQAWPHTDDKPVSRKLTYRNLGTKAVTLDLAVTATAPNGKPAPAGFFKLAAKKVTVPAGGEATVKVIVDTRLGGGLHGAYTAYVTATGGGQSVRTAAAVQREVESYDVTLRMVDGDGKPAVNHMLDLTGVSGLAEGEWFTPYDKDGTVELRVPEGNYIFNAGIVVDPKDYGKGAAWLARPTLTVDRKISLTLDARKTKPVDITVPDSGLPGVQSAFAAPDFTLRTGGNSYTFGWLLDTYEGFRTAHLGPRITGGRLSQSWAGQWTKGDTAQYAVATGSKVEKLATGYTKRWKKGELAAVKTGLGASAAGKKGAVVPWAWLPGSSGSPAVGVPLPLPGTRTLYLSATDGVKWTLDFEQYGGEDAQGFPVLDAYYTIGDSRTFKAGKTYEQTFNVGVFGPKIAGFHGIRRDGNHLYGLLPLFADGQGHAGSSFYEKVTTTLYRNGKKFASGEDALDGSGQFKVPAGLATYRLTTSVSRSADLATASSRIDASWTFTSRKTTSDTKLPVSTVRFGAPFLGLDSTAPAGKKAGVSVTVQGAAAGKNLKSLAVYVSDDGKKWTKVAVKNGEFTHRTPAAGKSVSLRAEVTDKKGNESRVTIHDAYTGR; this is encoded by the coding sequence ATGGTGTCCGCCCTGGCACTGACGGCCGGACCGACCAGCCCGGCGTCCGCGATATCCGACCGCGCGACCGGCATGACCGGCGCGACCGGCGCGACCGGCATGACCGTGGCGGATTTCAACGCCGTGGCGGACCTCAAGGCCGGTGGCGCCGCCGGCACCAGGGCGAGCCATCGCATCACCCTCGTCACCGGCGACCGGGTCCTCGTCGACGCCGAAGGCCGGGTCCTCGGCCTGGAGCGGGCGAAGGGCCGGGAGGGCGTCCCGGTCCAGCTCCGCGAGGCCGACGGCCACACGTATGTCATACCCGCCGACGCGGCCCGGCTCCTCTCCACCGGAAGGGTCGACAAGCGGCTCTTCGACGTCACCGTGCTGAACCGGTCGGTGACCCGCACCTCCCAGAAGCAGGGCCTGAAGCTGATCGTCGGCTACTCGGGCACCGCCGCCGACGCCAAGGCCGACGTACGGGACGCGGGCGACACCAAGGTCCGCCGCACCCTTCGGACGCTGAACGCCGACGCGGTCCTCACCCCCAGGGACGACGCCGCCGAGCTGTGGAAGGCGGTGACCGACGCCGACGGCACCACCGCCACCGGGGTCGCGCACCTCTGGCTGGACGGCGTCCGCAAGGTCAGCCTCGACCGGTCCGTCCGGCGGATCGGCGCCCCGAAGGCATGGAAGGCCGGCTACGACGGCAAGGGCGTCACCATCGCCGTACTGGACACGGGGATCGACGCCACCCACCCGGATCTCAAGGGCCAGGTGACGGCCGACAAGAACTTCTCCACCTCGCCCGACACCACGGACAAGTTCGGCCACGGCACGCACGTCGCCTCCATCGCGGCGGGCACCGGGGCGCGGTCCAAGGGCAAGTACAAGGGCGTCGCGCCCGGCGCCGAGCTGCTCAACGCCAAGGTGCTGAGCGACGAGGGCTACGGCGACGACTCCGGGATCATCGCCGGCATGGAGTGGGCCGCCGAGCAGGGCGCCGACGTGGTCAACCTCAGCCTCGGCGGCCCCGACACCCCCGAGACCGACCCGATGGAGGCGGAGATCGACAAGCTCTCCGCCGAGAAGGGCATCCTCTTCGCGGTCGCCGCCGGCAACGAGGGCGAAGGGGGCGAGCGGACGGTCGGCTCACCGGGCAGCGCGGCCGCCGCGCTCACCGTCGGCGCGGTCGACGACAAGGACAAGCTCGCCTCGTTCTCCAGCCGGGGCCCCGGCCTCGACGGCCGGATCAAGCCCGACGTGACCGCGCCCGGTGTCGCCATCACCGCCGCCGCGGCCCCGGGCAGCGTCATCGAGCAGGAGGTCGGCCAGAAGCCCGAGGGCTACCTGACCATCTCCGGTACGTCGATGGCGACCCCGCATGTCGCGGGCGCCGCCGCCCTCCTCAAGCAACAGCACCCGGACTGGACGTACGCCGAACTGAAGGCCGCCCTCGTCGCGTCCGCCAAGGGCGGCACGTACACGCCGTTCGAGCAGGGTGCGGGCCGTATCCGGGTCGACAAGGCCGTCGAGCAGACCGTCGTCGCCGACCCGGTCTCGGTCGACTTCGGGGTCCAGGCGTGGCCGCACACCGACGACAAGCCGGTGTCCAGGAAACTCACCTACCGGAACCTCGGCACCAAGGCCGTCACCCTCGACCTCGCGGTGACCGCCACCGCCCCGAACGGCAAGCCCGCCCCGGCCGGCTTCTTCAAGCTCGCCGCCAAGAAGGTCACCGTCCCGGCGGGCGGCGAGGCCACGGTGAAGGTGATCGTCGACACCCGGCTCGGCGGCGGCCTCCATGGCGCCTACACCGCGTACGTGACCGCCACCGGCGGCGGCCAGAGCGTACGCACGGCGGCGGCCGTGCAGCGCGAGGTGGAGTCGTACGACGTCACGCTCAGGATGGTCGACGGGGACGGCAAGCCGGCCGTGAACCACATGCTCGACCTGACCGGTGTCTCCGGGCTCGCCGAGGGTGAATGGTTCACGCCGTACGACAAGGACGGCACGGTCGAGCTGCGGGTGCCGGAGGGGAACTACATCTTCAACGCCGGGATCGTCGTGGACCCGAAGGACTACGGCAAGGGTGCGGCCTGGCTGGCCCGGCCGACGCTCACCGTCGACCGGAAGATCTCCCTCACGCTGGACGCCCGCAAGACGAAACCCGTGGACATCACCGTGCCCGACTCCGGCCTCCCCGGCGTCCAATCGGCTTTCGCCGCACCGGACTTCACTCTCCGGACAGGCGGGAACAGCTACACCTTCGGCTGGCTGCTCGACACCTACGAAGGGTTCCGTACCGCCCACCTCGGCCCCCGGATCACCGGCGGCAGGCTCAGCCAGAGCTGGGCGGGCCAGTGGACCAAGGGCGACACCGCGCAGTACGCCGTCGCCACCGGAAGCAAGGTCGAGAAGCTCGCCACGGGCTACACCAAGCGCTGGAAGAAGGGCGAACTGGCCGCCGTGAAGACCGGTCTCGGCGCCTCCGCCGCCGGCAAGAAGGGGGCTGTCGTCCCCTGGGCCTGGCTCCCCGGCAGCTCCGGCTCACCCGCCGTCGGCGTCCCGCTGCCGCTGCCCGGCACCCGCACGCTGTACCTGTCCGCCACGGACGGGGTGAAGTGGACCCTCGACTTCGAGCAGTACGGCGGGGAGGACGCACAGGGGTTCCCGGTCCTGGACGCGTACTACACCATCGGCGACAGCCGGACCTTCAAGGCGGGCAAGACGTACGAACAGACCTTCAACGTCGGTGTCTTCGGCCCGAAGATCGCCGGGTTCCACGGCATCCGGCGTGACGGAAACCACCTCTACGGCCTGCTGCCGTTGTTCGCCGACGGGCAGGGGCACGCCGGGTCGTCCTTCTACGAGAAGGTCACGACCACCCTGTACCGCAACGGCAAGAAGTTCGCCTCGGGCGAGGACGCGCTGGACGGATCGGGCCAGTTCAAGGTCCCGGCGGGCCTCGCCACGTACCGGCTGACGACCTCCGTCTCGCGGTCCGCCGACCTGGCCACGGCCTCCTCCCGGATCGACGCGAGCTGGACCTTCACGTCGCGGAAGACCACGAGCGACACGAAATTGCCGGTCTCCACGGTCCGCTTCGGCGCCCCGTTCCTGGGCCTCGACAGCACGGCTCCGGCCGGAAAGAAGGCCGGCGTCTCTGTCACCGTGCAGGGTGCGGCCGCCGGCAAGAACCTCAAGTCGCTCGCGGTGTACGTATCGGACGACGGCAAGAAGTGGACCAAGGTCGCCGTCAAGAACGGCGAGTTCACCCACAGGACTCCGGCGGCGGGGAAGAGCGTGTCGCTGCGCGCCGAGGTGACCGACAAGAAGGGGAACGAGTCGAGGGTGACGATCCACGACGCGTATACCGGCAGGTGA
- a CDS encoding FecCD family ABC transporter permease, which produces MGLLILALLLTGTAVALSLAVGTRPVPLATVVDALLHGGDAPDALVVRSLRVPRTAVGLAAGAALGLSGAALQAVTRNPLADPGILGLSQGAAAGVVLAIALGLGHGFAGYVWYAFGGAVVAACVVYAIAARGRGGASPVKLALAGTAFGAMTAGANTVVLTSSSATLDQFRFWQVGALSGRDAGTVGRMLPFLAVGAVLVFLCARGLDALALGDDTARALGHRVPLVRAAAALGATLLTAAAVAAAGPIAFVGLAVPHLARRLVSGGHRWTLPLSALLGAALLLAADVAGRVVRAPAEIPAGVMTALVGVPVLVVLVRRRRVSG; this is translated from the coding sequence ATCGGCCTGCTGATCCTCGCTCTGCTCCTCACCGGGACCGCAGTCGCCCTCAGCCTCGCCGTGGGGACGCGTCCGGTGCCGTTGGCGACCGTCGTCGATGCCCTCCTGCACGGCGGGGATGCGCCGGACGCCCTGGTCGTACGGTCGCTCCGGGTCCCTCGTACCGCCGTCGGACTGGCGGCGGGGGCCGCGCTCGGGCTGTCGGGCGCGGCGTTGCAGGCGGTCACCCGCAACCCGCTCGCCGACCCGGGCATCCTCGGCCTGAGCCAGGGCGCGGCGGCGGGTGTCGTCCTCGCCATCGCCCTCGGGCTCGGACACGGCTTCGCGGGGTACGTCTGGTACGCGTTCGGCGGTGCCGTCGTCGCCGCGTGCGTGGTGTACGCGATCGCGGCGCGTGGGCGGGGCGGGGCCTCGCCGGTGAAGCTGGCGCTGGCGGGGACGGCGTTCGGGGCGATGACGGCGGGGGCCAACACCGTGGTGCTGACGTCGAGTTCGGCGACGCTGGACCAGTTCCGGTTCTGGCAGGTGGGGGCGCTCAGCGGGCGGGACGCGGGGACGGTCGGGCGGATGCTGCCGTTCCTGGCGGTGGGCGCGGTGCTGGTGTTCCTGTGCGCCCGAGGGCTGGACGCGCTCGCCCTCGGCGACGACACGGCCCGCGCGCTGGGGCACCGGGTGCCTCTCGTACGGGCCGCCGCGGCGCTCGGCGCGACCCTGCTGACCGCGGCCGCCGTCGCCGCCGCGGGTCCCATCGCCTTCGTCGGCCTCGCCGTTCCTCACCTCGCCCGCCGCCTCGTCTCCGGCGGCCACCGCTGGACCCTCCCCCTCTCGGCCCTCCTCGGCGCCGCGCTCCTCCTCGCCGCCGACGTCGCGGGCCGGGTGGTGCGGGCCCCGGCGGAGATACCGGCCGGCGTGATGACCGCGCTGGTCGGGGTGCCGGTGCTGGTGGTGCTCGTACGGCGGAGGAGGGTGAGCGGGTGA
- a CDS encoding FecCD family ABC transporter permease has product MSYPHSAGLSALRGRNHSVLLHRRSAVVAALLLPLLAALMLLSACVGQTFVSPGEVWEVVSGGRSGPYALIVGELRVPRIALGALVGAALGVSGALVQTVTRNPLASPDVIGVGHGAAAATVLALSMGMAASPAALPAVSVAGGLVAAALVYVLAWRHGMQPSRFVLTGVGIGVALSAVVQLYLTESELAAAEQVKLWLTGSLNGRGWEQAGPLGVVLLLALPALVWAGRVQKPLGLDPDTAAALGVRVHRVQLVLTALGVVLAAVATGAGGPIGFVALTSPQLARRLTRTTQLPLISSALTGAVVIVTADLVARTLVPPLEIPVGALTSLVGGPYLLWLLGRARGGRTG; this is encoded by the coding sequence ATGTCCTATCCGCACTCCGCCGGCCTCTCCGCCCTCCGTGGCCGGAACCACTCGGTTCTCCTCCATCGCCGCTCAGCCGTGGTCGCCGCGCTTCTGCTTCCCCTCCTCGCCGCGCTGATGCTGCTGTCGGCGTGTGTCGGGCAGACGTTCGTGTCGCCCGGGGAGGTGTGGGAGGTGGTGTCGGGGGGCCGGTCGGGGCCGTACGCGCTCATCGTCGGGGAGTTGCGGGTGCCACGGATCGCTCTCGGGGCGTTGGTGGGGGCGGCGCTCGGGGTGTCGGGGGCGCTCGTGCAGACCGTGACGCGGAATCCGCTGGCGAGCCCGGATGTGATCGGCGTCGGGCACGGGGCCGCGGCGGCGACGGTGCTGGCGCTGTCCATGGGGATGGCGGCCTCGCCCGCCGCGCTGCCGGCGGTCTCCGTGGCGGGCGGGCTGGTGGCCGCCGCGCTCGTGTATGTGCTGGCCTGGCGGCACGGGATGCAGCCGAGCCGGTTCGTGCTGACCGGGGTGGGCATCGGGGTCGCGCTGTCAGCGGTCGTGCAGCTCTATCTGACCGAGAGCGAGCTGGCCGCCGCCGAGCAGGTCAAGCTGTGGCTGACCGGGAGTCTGAACGGGCGGGGGTGGGAGCAGGCGGGTCCGCTCGGTGTGGTGCTTCTGCTCGCCCTGCCCGCGCTCGTCTGGGCGGGCCGGGTGCAGAAGCCGCTGGGGCTGGACCCCGACACGGCTGCGGCGCTCGGTGTACGGGTGCATCGGGTGCAGTTGGTGCTCACGGCGCTGGGGGTGGTGCTCGCCGCCGTCGCCACGGGGGCGGGCGGGCCGATCGGGTTCGTGGCGCTGACCAGCCCGCAGTTGGCGCGGCGCCTCACCCGTACGACCCAACTGCCGCTGATCTCCTCGGCCTTGACCGGGGCGGTCGTCATCGTCACCGCCGACCTCGTGGCCCGCACGCTGGTGCCCCCACTGGAGATCCCGGTGGGGGCACTGACGTCGCTGGTCGGGGGGCCGTACTTGCTGTGGCTGCTGGGCCGGGCGCGGGGCGGGCGCACCGGCTGA
- a CDS encoding ABC transporter ATP-binding protein — protein sequence MYVLAGVTKRYSRGKDTVTALDGVDLTIADGDRLVIQGPTGGGKSTLLQMLGGLDKPSDGSIELDGTDLAKLSEAKLTTVRSENIGFVFQSFNLIPTLTAQENVETALVPLGVKAKERRERAAEALESVGLGERLGHLPAELSGGQQQRVAIARALVKRPKVLLADEPTGNLDESMRDEIMEVLETLWKEHGLTFIMVTHDSTLAKKAPRVATIRKGRITVKENAGA from the coding sequence ATGTACGTACTCGCCGGCGTGACCAAGCGCTACTCGCGTGGCAAGGACACCGTCACCGCGCTCGACGGGGTCGATCTCACCATCGCCGATGGTGACCGGCTGGTCATTCAGGGGCCGACCGGTGGGGGGAAGTCGACGTTGCTTCAGATGCTCGGGGGGCTGGACAAGCCGTCGGACGGGAGCATCGAGCTCGACGGTACGGATCTGGCGAAGTTGTCGGAGGCGAAGCTCACGACGGTGCGGAGCGAGAACATCGGGTTCGTGTTCCAGAGCTTCAATCTGATCCCGACGCTCACCGCTCAGGAGAACGTCGAGACGGCTCTCGTACCCCTCGGGGTGAAGGCGAAGGAGCGGCGGGAACGGGCCGCGGAGGCGTTGGAGTCGGTCGGGCTGGGGGAGCGGCTGGGGCATCTGCCGGCCGAGCTGTCGGGTGGTCAGCAGCAGCGTGTCGCCATCGCCCGGGCCCTGGTGAAGCGGCCGAAGGTGCTGCTCGCGGACGAGCCGACCGGCAACCTCGACGAGTCGATGCGCGACGAGATCATGGAGGTCCTGGAGACGCTGTGGAAGGAGCACGGGCTCACTTTCATCATGGTCACCCATGACTCGACGCTGGCGAAGAAGGCCCCTCGGGTCGCGACGATCCGCAAGGGGCGCATCACGGTGAAGGAGAACGCCGGGGCGTGA